ATTTTCCGGATGCCCGATATTTGAATGTCTTTCACCTGCCGATTCACTAACGATTCCATCGACGACATGCGTTCCCCTCCCATGCTTATGCAACCGACCGCTACTGCTTGCGCAGCACATCCAGCAGACGTTCCATCTCCGCCGGAAGCGGTGCTTCAAATTGCATGCGCTCCCCGCTTCGCGGATGCGTAAAACCAAGCTCCGCCGCGTGCAGCGCCTGCCCTTCGACCTCCATCGTAATGCCCTTGCTGCGACCATAGGCCGGATCGCCGACCAGCGGATGCCCGATAAACTTCATATGTACGCGAATTTGATGCGTACGCCCTGTCTCCAGCTTCAGCTCCACTACCGAGTAAGCGCCAAGCCGTTCGAGCACAACGAAATGCGTCACCGCATGCTTGCTGTTTTTATCCGTCACCGTGTACAACATCCGATCGTGAGGATCGCGGCCGATCGGGGCGTCGATCGTTCCGTGGTCGTGCGCCAGGTTTCCATGAACGATAGCAATGTACTTGCGGCTGACGCTGTGCTCCTTCAGCTGCTCGGCCAAATGCTGGTGCGCCAAATCGTTTTTCGCGGCCATCAGAAGACCGGAGGTATCCTTATCGATGCGGTGCACGATACCCGGCCGCATCACTCCGTTAATGCCGCTTAAATCTTTGCAATGGTGCATCAGCGCGTTGACGAGCGTTCCCGAATAATGCCCGGCCGCCGGATGGACAACCATCCCCCGCGGCTTATTGACGACGATCACGTCGCTGTCTTCATACACCACGTCCAGCGGAATCGGCTCCGGCTGGATGTTCAGCTCCTCCGGCTCCGGCACGGTGACGGCAATCGCATCTTCCGCAGCCAGCTTGTAATTCGGCTTGACGGGTTTGCCGTTTACGGTGACATGACCGTCTTTAATCCACTGCTGAACATGCGTTCGCGACACGTCCTCCTCCAGCGATTCGACGATATATTTATCGATCCTCTCGCCGGCATCCGCCGCCTCTACGGTCCATTCCAGCTGTTCCTGCTCCGTATGCGCCATATGCTCTAGCCTCTCCGTTCTTTTCTCCAATTGATGAGCGCATCGACAAAAATCAAAGCCACCCCGACGCAAATGGCCGAATCGGCCACATTGAAGATCGGGTACGTATAATCGACCGGCGTCCCGAACCAGTTAAACTGGAAACGGAATTTTAAAAAGTCGACGACTTGTCCGAACAGCAAACGGTCGATAAAGTTGCCCACCGCTCCTCCGAGCAGGAGGCTTAAAGCGAAAGGCATCAGCTTGTGGCCGGCCCGTCTCATTTTCTCCAAATACCAGATGACGCCTACGACGACCATAAGTGTGATCAGTATGAAAAACCACCGCTGATTTTGCAAAATGCCGAAAGCGGCGCCTTTGTTCCGATGGGACGTAATTTGGAAAAATTCTCCGATCACCGGCACTTCGTCGCCGATCGCGAGACGCTGCACGATAAGCCACTTGGTCGCCTGATCGACAAGCAATACGATAATGGCATAAATATAATATCTCAGCTGCTCCATCTCCTTATGCTTCGTAATCTTATGCTCCTTCGTGAAATGCAAGGAATTACCTCTCTAAAACGAGGAATTTTCGCAAAAACTAACCGCAAGATCTTGCCTTATGATTTTTTCTTAAGGAGGCACTTTATGAGTCCGCTATCCGCACAGCAATTGAACGAGCTGAAACAGCAGCTGCTCCAGGAGAAAAACGACCTTGAGCGCCGGCTCGACCAAAACGGTTCCTACGGACTGATCCAGTCGCTTGGCGATCAAACCGGCGAACTGTCCGCTTACGACAACCATCCGGCCGATCTCGGGTCGGAGGTATTCGAGCGGGCCAAAGACAACGCTTTGAACGAAAACTCCGAGCAGCAGCTGGACGATATTCATCTCGCTCTTTCCCATATCGAGTCCGGCGACTACGGAAACTGCGTCACCTGCGGCAAACCGATTCCTTTCGAGCGGCTGAAAGCTATCCCGACGACTCTCTACTGCTACGAACACGTACCCGATCCGCATTCCTCCGACCGCCGGCCGGTCGAAGAGAGACTGCTCGCGCCGCCCTACGGGCGGACGAGCCTGGACGAGCTGCCGGAGCAAAACCAATTCGACGGCGAGGATGCGTGGCAAATCGTCGAAAGCTGGGGCACGTCGAACACGCCGGCGATGCAGGAAAATCCGAACGTCATCGACGGGTACAACGACATGTACATCGAATCGGACGAAAACGACGGTTATGTCGAGAAAATGGAAAGCTTCTTGGCTACCGATATTTACGGCAACAACGTGATGGTTCTCCGCAACAAGGCATACCGCGAATATATGCACAGCGGCGAAGGCGATCCGGCGCTTGAACCGGATGCGGAAGCCGAAGACCGTTTTGAATAACTACCGGCCATAACGGAAAAATGCGAGCACGCCGGCGCCCCTCAGGGCCGACCGGCTGCTCATTTTTGTTACGACTGCGCTGTAACCGTTTCGATAACGGACGCGCACCGTTTGCACAAAGTCGGGTGCTCCTGGCTTTGGCCCACCTCCGGAGTAACAATCCAGCAGCGCTCGCATTTCTCGCCTTCTGCCGGAACGACCTGGACGGCCAGATGCTTGAACGCCATCACTTCGGCCGGAGCCGTTTCGCCAGGCGTATGAACCTGAACGGCCGAAACGATGAACAATTGATCGAGCTCGCCGAAGCCGGAGAGCAGCTCAGCCGTTTCCGCATCCGGAAACAAATGAACCGCAGCGCCGAGCGAGTTGCCGATCAGCTTGCTTTTGCGCGCCTCTTCCAGCGCCTTCAGCACATCGTCGCGCACGCTGATGAATTTTTCCCATTTGGCTTCAAGCTGTTCGTCGTACAAAGTTGCATTTACTTCAGGCAGCTCTGCCAGCTGTACGCTGATCAAATCCACTCCAGGAATATACTTCCACACTTCGTCGGCCGTATGCGGCAAAATCGGCGCAATCAGTTTAGTTATTACCGTTAACGTATCGTACAATACGGTTTGCGCCGCTTTGCGCAGCGGATGGTTCGGTTCGTTTACATACATGCGGTCCTTGATGATGTCCAGATAAAATGCGCTCATCTCCACCGCGCAGAAATGATGCACCGACTGATACACGGTATGGAACTCGTATCTGTCATAAGCGCCGATTACGCGTTCGGCCATCCGGTTCAATCGGATGAGCGCGTAGCGGTCGAGCTCACTGAGCTGTTCTACGGACACCCGGTCTTTTTGCGGGTTGTAGTCGTACAGATTACCGAGCAGGAAGCGCAGCGTATTGCGGATTTTCCGGTAACCTTCGGTGATCTGGTTCAGGATGTTGTCGGAAATGCGGTGATCCGCCTGATAATCGACCGAAGATACCCACAGCCGAAGAATATCGGCGCCAAGCTTGCCACACACCTGATTCGGATCGATCGTGTTGCCGAGCGATTTGGACATTTTGCGTCCTTCCCCGTCGAGCGTAAACCCGTGGCTCAAGATCCCTTTATACGGTGCCTTGCCTTTGACGGCAACACCCGTAATGAGCGAAGAGTTGAACCAGCCACGGTACTGGTCGGATCCTTCCAGGTACAGGTCGGCCGGCCAGCGCAGCTCCGGACGTGTCTCCAGCACGGCTGAGTGGCTGGCGCCGGAATCGAACCATACGTCCATGATGTCGGTTTCTTTGCGGAAATGCGCATGTCCGCATTTCGGGCAAGCCGTTCCTTGCGGCAGCAGCTCGGATTCGTCCTTCAGGAACCAGGCGTTCGATCCTTCCTCGGCGAAAATGCCGGCCACATGCTCGATCGTTTGCTCGTTGACCAGCGGCTCATTGCAGCTGCGGCAGTAAAAGATCGGGATCGGCACGCCCCAGGCGCGCTGGCGGGAAATACACCAGTCGCCGCGCTCGGCGATCATGTTGTGCAGGCGGATTTCGCCCCACGTCGGAGTCCAGTTCAACTGCTTGATTTCCTCCAGCATCTCCTGGCGGAATTTATCGATCGAAGCGAACCACTGCTCGGTCGCCCGGAAAATAACCGGCTTCTTCGTCCGCCAGTCATGCGGGTATTGGTGCTGGATCGTGCCCATTTTAAGCAGGCGTCCGGCTTGCTCCAGCATGTCGGTGACCATCTTGTTGCCTTTTTCGTAAAACACTCCTTCGAATCCCGGCGCTTCGGCGGTAAAATGCCCTTGATCGTCCACTGGGCAAAGTACGCCGAGCCCATAGCGCTGTCCGATCGCGAAGTCATCTTCGCCGTGTCCCGGAGCCGTATGGACGCAGCCCGTACCCGCTTCGAGCGTGACGTGTTCGCCGACCATAACGAGAGAAGTGCGGTCATAGAACGGATGGCGGCACAGCACCCCTTCCAGCTCGCTGCCTTTCACGGTGGACAGCACCTTGACATCGGTCCAGCCGATCTCTTTGGATGCGGCTTCCAGCAGCCCCTGCGCCAGCACATATTTGCCGCCGCCGGCTTCTACGACGACGTAGTCGAAATCCGGATGCAGGCTGATCCCGAGGTTGGCCGGCAGCGTCCAAGGCGTCGTCGTCCAGATGACGATCGAAGCGTCTTCCGGCAGCTTGCCTTTGCCGTCCTGTACTTGAAACGCCACATAGATGGACGTCGACGTTTTGTCTTTATATTCGATTTCCGCTTCCGCCAGCGCGCTCTCCGAGGACGGAGACCAGTACACCGGCTTCAGCCCTTTGTAAATGTAACCTTTGCGCACCATCTCGCCAAACACGCGGATTTGCTGCGCTTCGTAAACGGGATTGAGCGTAATATACGGATTGCTCCAATCGCCGCGGACGCCAAGCCGCTTGAACTGCGCCTTCTGCTTTTCGACCCATTCCAAAGCGTAAGCTTTACAGTAATCGCGGAACTCCGGAACGCTCATCTTTTTGCGGTCGACCTTGCCGCTGTTGGCGATTGCCTGCTCGATCGGCAAGCCGTGCGTATCCCAGCCGGGAACGAACGGAGCGTCGTAGCCCTGCATCGTTTTAAAACGGACGATAATATCTTTCAGCACCTTGTTCAGCGCGTGTCCGATATGAATGTCGCCGTTCGCATACGGGGGCCCGTCGTGCAAAATGAACTTCGGCTTTCCTTTGCGGCTTTCCAGCACCTTCGCGTAAATGTCGATGTCGTCCCAATGTTTTTGCATGTTCGGCTCTGCCTGCGGCAAGTTCCCGCGCATCGGAAACTCGGTCTGCAGCAGATTTAATGTTTTTCCATAGTCCATCGTTATTTCACTCCTTGGCGTATCGTGATCATAAAAGATTGGAGAAAACGATCCGCTGCATGTCCCGGATCGTGCTTCCGTTGCAGCGGCAACAAAAAAAAGACCGCCCATCCCTGCAAAGGGACGAGAAGTCTCGCGGTACCACCCTCATTAAGACTCGCCGGCCGCAGCATCACGCCGACAAGCCGAAACAAATCTTCACTCGTGCGATCGGTAACGGGATCATCCGGTCTTCTTTACTCGCCCGGTTTTCTTCCGGCATTCAAGAGACGCTCCTGGGTGATTTTCCGGCGCATGCGTAAGATTAGGCTTCCACCAAACCCCTAACTCGCTGGCTTCGCAAACGCGTCGTACTCGTCCCAGTCATCGCTTTGCAATTAATACAATATTATCATGCAGTATAACCGAATTCATTGACTATAGTCAACAAGCGGACAAGACCCGTCCAAAAAATCAGGACTGTTCGACCTCGACTTGCTCCAACGATGCCCAGTCTTCCTTGCTGAGCAGCTCAAGCTGAGCCTCGAGCAGCGTGCGGAACCGGGTGCGGTAAATCGTCGCCTGCTTCTTCAGCTCCTCGATTTCCAGCGCGATTTTCCGCGATTTGGCGATCGATTCGTTGATGATGCGGTCTGCGTTTTTCTCCGCTTCCTTGATGATCAGCTGAGCTTCCTTCTTGGAGTTCGTCTTGACCTCATCCGCCGCTTCCTGAGCGACGATGATCGTCTTGCTGAGCGTTTCTTCGATATTGGCAAAATGATCGAGGCGCTCCTGCAGAGCGGCGATCTGGTTTTGCAAATCTTTATTTTCCCGGAGGATCGACTCGTAATCCTTAATGACCTGGTCCAAAAATTCGTTGACCTCGTCTTCGTCGTATCCGCGGAAAGACCGGCTGAATTCCTTGTTATGTATGTCCAGCGGTGTCAAAGGCATGGTATACCCTCCTAACAATTTTTGCGCCAGCAAAAATGTTCTTCGTAAGCGTCGATGGTTTTGCGCAGAGTGAGACGGTTGGGATAACGCGCTGCTCCGATTCGGCATACGCCGGGTTTTCCAAAGAAACCCGCAAAAGCGCATAGTGTACTGCTATATTCGACAGAAATAGCTACATTCCTGCATGCCTGCAGTTAATTTTTGCATCGCTTTTATACATATTTTCCGACATGGACGCGAATTCTGCCCTTTTTCGTCATCCCTTCGACTTCCAATACTTTAAACCGGCCGAACCCTTGGAGCGATACGACATCGCCTTGCTTAAGCGGCGTGCTCGGATCCTCCTCCTGCTTCCAGTTCACCTTGCAGCGGCCGGCTTTGATCGGGATGACGATTTTGGCCCGGCTTAGACGGTATACATCCCCGGCAATGCCGTCCAAACGCAAAGAAGCCACCGATAAGCTCATGCTCTCAAGCTGCTCCGCCGCGACTTGAAGCTGCGCCAGCGGAAGCGTCTCGGTCAACACATGAACCCGGTGCACTTGCTGCAGGTTCAGATGAATATATTCGGCGATTTCCGACGCGACAAGCAGATGCGCCCCGTTCGGGTGAACGTGGATATCGCCGATTTTGTCCCGTTTGATGCCGAGCCCGAGCACCGAACCGAGATAGTCTCCATGGTTCAGCGCTTTGATCTTCTCGTCGTCGGAACGGACGGACACTACGGCAATGCCCATGTCTTCGTCATCGACATGCCGATAGCCTGGCGCTACGATCGCGCGTTTTCTTTCCGCCTGTTCGTACCCGCCGTCCAAACGAAACTGCACGTCCGTCTCCCGGTTCACGAGCGTTTGCAAAATGAAAGCTTGTCTCGGATCGAGAAAGTCCGTCTTTTTTACCGTATGCTGATACACGGCCCGCTCCACCCATTCCGCCGCCTTGTCGACAAAACGGTGCTCGTCCGGATGAAAATGCGAGTAAATGTTATCGAATGCCACCGGATCACCTTACCAGATAATGAAGTATCGCAATGATGCCTTCCCCGATAAAACGCAGGGCAATCAGCGCAATGATCGGAGAAATGTCGATCATGCCGCCGATGGCCGGAATCAGCCTGCGGAAAACCGATAAATACGGCTCCACCAGCTTGCCGAGAATTTCCCCGATAAAGCTGTCCCTTGCCGCGGGCAGCCACGAAAGCAGCACGTAAGCGATAATCATGTATGTATAAATTTCGATCAGTGTAGCGATGTATCCGTCAATGTTTAGCAAGCCGTTCACCTCTGTATATTTGTATGGCTAACCTTCATTCATTATTTCCGAAATCGAACCGTGTATTTCAACGGAATCCGGCGTGCACAGAAAAATGTTCGGGCCGATCTTCGAAATGGAGCCGTTCAGCGCATATACGGTGCCGCTCAGAAAATCCACGATCCGCGTCGCCTGGTCGGGACGGACCCGCTGCAGATTGACGACCACCGGACGGCGGGAGCGCAAATGGTCGGCGATTTCCTGGGTTTCCTCATACGATCTCGGCTCGTTTAAAATGACCTTTACATTTTTCTGCGAATGAATGCTTACGATGTTGTTCTTACTTTTACTACGCTGCTCGAACGGATTGGTTTCAGGTTCTTCCACTTGCTCGACGATCCGTTCGCGTTCTACGATCTCTTCCTCTTCCTGCAGTCCCAAAAAATTCATGAATTTATTCATAACTCCCATGGACCTCTCCTCCTAAAATATTCGCGGGTTTTCAAAACGACATTTATTTCCCGACCAAAATGCTTCCAAGCCGGACCCAGGTGGCACCTTCTTCAATCGCAACCTCAAAATCGTTCGACATCCCCATAGAGAGCCCAGGCACCTCGTATCCGAGCACTCCCGAGCGATTCAGGCCGTCCCTCAGCTCGCGCAGCCCGCGAAATACCGGTCTTGTCGCTTCGGCCTCCGCTTCGAACGGAGCCATCGTCATCAGGCCGACGATCCGAATGTGCGGATACGCCTTAAGCTGCTGCGCGAAATCTGGAAGCTGCTCCGGTGGCAGGCCATATTTCGTTTCTTCCCCGGAAACGTTTAACTGAATGAAGCACTTCGCCTCCAACCCGAGCTGGGCCGCCTTTTTGTCAATTTCCTTGGCCAGGGACAGCCGGTCCAACGAATGAATGTAGGCGAAGCGGCCGACGACTTCCTTTACCTTGTTGGTTTGCAGATGCCCGATAAAATGCCAGGTGCCCTGCGAGCCGAGCCGCTCCCATTTCTCCTGCGCATCCTGCCAGCGGTTTTCGCCGATGTCGGCAAGACCTGCCTGCAAAACCTGTTCCGTCGCTTCCGCAGAAACATATTTCGTAACCGCAATGACATTCACGTCGCTCCTGGCCCGCCCGCTTCGTTCGCAGGCTGCGGCGATGCGCCGCTCCACTTCGGCAATTCTCTCTTGCAACGCAGACATGCTGCT
The window above is part of the Paenibacillus hamazuiensis genome. Proteins encoded here:
- a CDS encoding RluA family pseudouridine synthase, yielding MAHTEQEQLEWTVEAADAGERIDKYIVESLEEDVSRTHVQQWIKDGHVTVNGKPVKPNYKLAAEDAIAVTVPEPEELNIQPEPIPLDVVYEDSDVIVVNKPRGMVVHPAAGHYSGTLVNALMHHCKDLSGINGVMRPGIVHRIDKDTSGLLMAAKNDLAHQHLAEQLKEHSVSRKYIAIVHGNLAHDHGTIDAPIGRDPHDRMLYTVTDKNSKHAVTHFVVLERLGAYSVVELKLETGRTHQIRVHMKFIGHPLVGDPAYGRSKGITMEVEGQALHAAELGFTHPRSGERMQFEAPLPAEMERLLDVLRKQ
- the lspA gene encoding signal peptidase II, coding for MRYYIYAIIVLLVDQATKWLIVQRLAIGDEVPVIGEFFQITSHRNKGAAFGILQNQRWFFILITLMVVVGVIWYLEKMRRAGHKLMPFALSLLLGGAVGNFIDRLLFGQVVDFLKFRFQFNWFGTPVDYTYPIFNVADSAICVGVALIFVDALINWRKERRG
- a CDS encoding TraR/DksA C4-type zinc finger protein, with the protein product MSPLSAQQLNELKQQLLQEKNDLERRLDQNGSYGLIQSLGDQTGELSAYDNHPADLGSEVFERAKDNALNENSEQQLDDIHLALSHIESGDYGNCVTCGKPIPFERLKAIPTTLYCYEHVPDPHSSDRRPVEERLLAPPYGRTSLDELPEQNQFDGEDAWQIVESWGTSNTPAMQENPNVIDGYNDMYIESDENDGYVEKMESFLATDIYGNNVMVLRNKAYREYMHSGEGDPALEPDAEAEDRFE
- the ileS gene encoding isoleucine--tRNA ligase; the encoded protein is MDYGKTLNLLQTEFPMRGNLPQAEPNMQKHWDDIDIYAKVLESRKGKPKFILHDGPPYANGDIHIGHALNKVLKDIIVRFKTMQGYDAPFVPGWDTHGLPIEQAIANSGKVDRKKMSVPEFRDYCKAYALEWVEKQKAQFKRLGVRGDWSNPYITLNPVYEAQQIRVFGEMVRKGYIYKGLKPVYWSPSSESALAEAEIEYKDKTSTSIYVAFQVQDGKGKLPEDASIVIWTTTPWTLPANLGISLHPDFDYVVVEAGGGKYVLAQGLLEAASKEIGWTDVKVLSTVKGSELEGVLCRHPFYDRTSLVMVGEHVTLEAGTGCVHTAPGHGEDDFAIGQRYGLGVLCPVDDQGHFTAEAPGFEGVFYEKGNKMVTDMLEQAGRLLKMGTIQHQYPHDWRTKKPVIFRATEQWFASIDKFRQEMLEEIKQLNWTPTWGEIRLHNMIAERGDWCISRQRAWGVPIPIFYCRSCNEPLVNEQTIEHVAGIFAEEGSNAWFLKDESELLPQGTACPKCGHAHFRKETDIMDVWFDSGASHSAVLETRPELRWPADLYLEGSDQYRGWFNSSLITGVAVKGKAPYKGILSHGFTLDGEGRKMSKSLGNTIDPNQVCGKLGADILRLWVSSVDYQADHRISDNILNQITEGYRKIRNTLRFLLGNLYDYNPQKDRVSVEQLSELDRYALIRLNRMAERVIGAYDRYEFHTVYQSVHHFCAVEMSAFYLDIIKDRMYVNEPNHPLRKAAQTVLYDTLTVITKLIAPILPHTADEVWKYIPGVDLISVQLAELPEVNATLYDEQLEAKWEKFISVRDDVLKALEEARKSKLIGNSLGAAVHLFPDAETAELLSGFGELDQLFIVSAVQVHTPGETAPAEVMAFKHLAVQVVPAEGEKCERCWIVTPEVGQSQEHPTLCKRCASVIETVTAQS
- a CDS encoding DivIVA domain-containing protein, translating into MPLTPLDIHNKEFSRSFRGYDEDEVNEFLDQVIKDYESILRENKDLQNQIAALQERLDHFANIEETLSKTIIVAQEAADEVKTNSKKEAQLIIKEAEKNADRIINESIAKSRKIALEIEELKKQATIYRTRFRTLLEAQLELLSKEDWASLEQVEVEQS
- a CDS encoding RNA-binding protein, producing the protein MAFDNIYSHFHPDEHRFVDKAAEWVERAVYQHTVKKTDFLDPRQAFILQTLVNRETDVQFRLDGGYEQAERKRAIVAPGYRHVDDEDMGIAVVSVRSDDEKIKALNHGDYLGSVLGLGIKRDKIGDIHVHPNGAHLLVASEIAEYIHLNLQQVHRVHVLTETLPLAQLQVAAEQLESMSLSVASLRLDGIAGDVYRLSRAKIVIPIKAGRCKVNWKQEEDPSTPLKQGDVVSLQGFGRFKVLEVEGMTKKGRIRVHVGKYV
- a CDS encoding YggT family protein produces the protein MDGYIATLIEIYTYMIIAYVLLSWLPAARDSFIGEILGKLVEPYLSVFRRLIPAIGGMIDISPIIALIALRFIGEGIIAILHYLVR
- a CDS encoding cell division protein SepF; translation: MGVMNKFMNFLGLQEEEEIVERERIVEQVEEPETNPFEQRSKSKNNIVSIHSQKNVKVILNEPRSYEETQEIADHLRSRRPVVVNLQRVRPDQATRIVDFLSGTVYALNGSISKIGPNIFLCTPDSVEIHGSISEIMNEG
- a CDS encoding YggS family pyridoxal phosphate-dependent enzyme → MSALQERIAEVERRIAAACERSGRARSDVNVIAVTKYVSAEATEQVLQAGLADIGENRWQDAQEKWERLGSQGTWHFIGHLQTNKVKEVVGRFAYIHSLDRLSLAKEIDKKAAQLGLEAKCFIQLNVSGEETKYGLPPEQLPDFAQQLKAYPHIRIVGLMTMAPFEAEAEATRPVFRGLRELRDGLNRSGVLGYEVPGLSMGMSNDFEVAIEEGATWVRLGSILVGK